The following proteins are co-located in the Castor canadensis chromosome 5, mCasCan1.hap1v2, whole genome shotgun sequence genome:
- the Rnf114 gene encoding E3 ubiquitin-protein ligase RNF114 encodes MAAQQQPREGVTQLAGPAAEADPLGRFTCPVCLEVYEKPVQVPCGHVFCSACLQECLKPKKPLCGVCRSALAPGFRAVELERQIESTETSCHGCRKNFFLSKIRAHVATCSKYQNYIMEGVKATTKDASLQLRNVPNRYTFPCPYCPEKNFDQEGLVEHCKLSHSTDTKSVVCPICASMPWGDPNYRSANFIEHIQRRHQFSYDTFVDYDVDEEDMMNQVLQRSIIDQ; translated from the exons ATGGCGGCGCAACAGCAACCCCGAGAGGGCGTCACGCAGTTGGCGGGGCCCGCGGCGGAGGCCGACCCCCTCGGCCGCTTCACTTGTCCTGTGTGCCTAGAGGTGTACGAGAAGCCGGTGCAAGTGCCCTGTGGACACGT CTTTTGCTCTGCATGCCTGCAGGAATGTCTGAAGCCAAAGAAACCTCTCTGTGGGGTGTGTCGCAGCGCTCTGGCACCTGGCTTCCGAGCTGTGGAGCTCGAGCGACAGATCGAGAGCACAGAGACTTCTTGCCATGGCTGCCGTAAGAAT TTCTTCCTGTCAAAGATCCGGGCCCATGTGGCTACCTGTTCCAAATACCAGAATTACATTATGGAAGGTGTGAAGGCCACCACTAAGGATGCATCTCTTCAGCTAAG GAATGTCCCAAACCGTTACACCTTTCCCTGTCCTTACTGTCCTGAGAAGAACTTTGACCAGGAAGGACTCGTGGAGCACTGCAAATTATCCCACAGCACAGACACCAAATCTGTG GTTTGTCCAATATGTGCCTCGATGCCTTGGGGAGACCCCAACTACCGCAGTGCCAACTTCATAGAGCATATCCAGCGCCGGCACCAGTTTTCTTATGACACCTTCGTG GATTATGATGTTGATGAAGAGGACATGATGAACCAGGTGTTGCAGCGCTCCATCATCGACCAATGA